TATTCTGAGTGAACACCATACTTCCACGGAAATATATGTGCTAATGAAGACATGCATATTCTaattatgaataatattttaagcatTGTCATTTTTTGTCTCCTTTGAAACGGTTTCCGAcataaatgtattattgactttTCATCTCTTCCTTTTTAAGTGTTTTCTTAACACGATCACAATTACTCAGCTACAAATGAATTGTGTTAGCATGCATTGTGTCGTGGTTTGTGGTTTAGTGACCACATCTTTTCTCTAAGGATCTCTATTGGTTTCTCAAGAGATGCATCTTAATGATCGAAAATTCAAACCaaatcatgaaattaaatgttatttGTGCCTAGTTGTCATAATCTGTAAAATGTTCTGCTAGTGGAGGTCCAATCAGGATTTGAAGATAATTGTTTCGTTGTTTATTTATTTagcttttcatatatatttttttttcttttttaagagtTAGTGGTCACATTTTTATACACTTTTCAGTGTGTGGATCTTCAATAAGCATGCATATGTATGTATCTTTGTTGAtttgtttgtatacatggtaATAACGGTATCGATATTATCATTGCGTTCAAGCTTGAGCGTTCAAGACTGCATATGGGTATTTGGTATTGTTAAGCACTAATATGTTTGACGATTTGTATTCATAAACtttgtcatcatggtcatatacatgtacacctGTCCAATATGCTAATTGTGTGGTTTAGTTTGTCGAGATGCTTTATCAAACTTCAGTTACACTATTATGGAAATAACTACTTACTAAAGCAAAGTCTTAATTATTCATATGTAGCCCAGTAATTAGGAGTTAGTTCTGATTTTTCTTTGCAAAATCGACATCATAACTTTTAGTTaatcaaacatataaaaataccCATACAAGAAGAGaaaaaacaatagaacacatatATGTTTACAAcactttaattaaattttaagcaATGGATAAATTGTGGTGTCTGAGACACCTACACAACACTTGACAATAATGTCACACATAGCAAAACACGTAACATAGTCATTGCCTAAACAAGGGAGATAACCACTTTGGTTTAATCTTATCTGGTGAACACAACTTCAACAGCTTAGAGCTGTTCTTTTAATATATAAGTTCTTGGAATGCATGTTTAAAACTACCTTGTCAGAGCAACTTTTAACTCCTCTCAATAGTGACTGTGTACAATATGTTCACTAAGTAAACACTAACATACTCCTCCTAAACTGTTTACTGAgtaaatgtacaaataaaaacTGGTTTTGAaccaaatataacaaaacaaaacgcAAAGACATACATGAATACAAAACACGGCTTGTTTAATTTCTCGTCTCATATTTTTGCCGCAAAGAAAATATCTACAACACTATAAATGACTGGGGTGACTGCATCGCAACACACTAACCTGGAATTGACTACGATCCAAACAGTCTTTTGATTCTAGCTTGTTTAAAATGCagataaatttaaacataatactTCCGCGATCTAAAAATTCTTTCGCAAGTTATACAAAATTTTCACATGATGTTTATATAGAGTGAACTGTGTTAGTTGAAGAATAATAATTTCTAGTGGACTAATTAATGTAAGTCACTTCATATTTTGCATTATGAATAGattatttttccttatttttttctagaaatagATTTACTATGTTAAGTAACAATTTGTCTAGGGACACTTTAACTATAAGGAACCATATTTGATATGGATAAATTTATCCTGCATTTCAACCAATTAGACTCTGGTTTACAACCTAAATGTATAAATGAATGATTACAATGCTTTGTAAAAATGAATATGCATTTTGCAACGGTTTACATTGTTTGTAAGCTGCCCTGCAATGTTAACACTCAGATTTTAGAACTTGTGTGTAGTTCTCGGTTAAATAATGTTATTATGATAGCACTAAAAggtaaatataaaatgatattcaaacaaaataaatgatatagcAAAACAAATTATCTTTCTGCAAATGGATACTGCTAGTAAACAAAAGCAATTATTAGGAAGCACTTTTGCTGCCCATTTCTCATAGGTTGCCATCATTGAAGTCCACGTTAGCAACCAATATGCCTTATATATGCGTATTTGGAATAAAGTTCTTCATTATgcattaatgtaaaaaaaaaacaatattatcttatacaaaaccaaaaaaatcaacaataatcTAAAGTAtgttgaacttaaaaaaaaagattatattaaTCAACAACTCAAAATTTGTAACAACATTTCGTTTGACAGAAAGACTAGGTTGAGTTTTTACTTGCTGTTATTCTGAACCATGTAAATACGATATTTTTGGAGGATAAAGTGATTTTGTGTTAATTATTTTCAATAGAAATATTTGCAGACATTTGCCTTAATTCCAATAATGtacattcaaaatatatatgGATGCTCATTTCTGATTTAATTGATAGTCATTCTATtatgtgtaaaataaaaaattgaagtGGGCAAAATATACCCTTCACAATTAAATCGTACATCCATGGTTCACAATCAACAACATATTAATCTTTTATAGTCATTGTAGTGGCATATATGGCCAGTTGAATGAGCCTCCACTTAGAAGCATGTCTCTGATTAATGTCTCTATTGGTGTCTTCCCAACTAATCTAACAAAAAATAACTGCTCAATTACTTGTGAACTGACAGTCCTTAGAGACGGAAGTCGGAGGAGTAGTTTACCAAATCTTGTTGGTTGGTTTGGATACTGACTCCGAACATATTCCTCTAGGGCACACTGTGATTTCTCTTGAATACTGTCAACGTGGTTCATATCAGTTAGTCCGCAGgtatctgaaaaataaacaacgtcaTAAATATACAAAACTCCATAAAGTGAagctatttatttatatttataattataagcattatatttatatcaaaccCTTGGGTAATACATCGTCATAATCTTGGAACTTAACTTAAAATTCCAAACTATTCCAAAACCGTGAGAGATGAAATTAACAACTGctataatacaatatttattcGATATGATGTCAAAATGATATGCATCaccttattctttttttttcttttttttctattgtttttttttcaatttttttaatgtgaaaGCTCATGTTTTTTTCAAACGCATAAGCTATTTTTTGTTAAtcgttgtcttttttttaatgcatatatatttcaataaaaaagatttgccagaaaaaaacattgtattttcTCAATACGTTTTGCTCTGCCATGACATCCggtataaaataaacaagtacTTTTGTGCAGTGTCGACCTTAAAGGTAAAATGATTACACATGGAGTCATATATTTCTCCTTAATAGCTTAGATTATGGAAtagatttgaatattatgaaactAGTTTTTACGATTGATTGTTCATATATTGTAAACGGttcatttaattatatataataacgACACACTGCAGACATCACAGATTTTATACCCAACTATATACAATCGTGAAATGAGATATGATTTTAAATTcataatatatgataaatatagacTGACATTTCTATTTGTCTGCATTGATAGTTTTTATTTAACTAGCAATTAATGTTTATAGGCGAAACACCCTTCTTATTAAATATTCAAGCCTGTATGTGTTATCAGTTTATGTTAAAATTATCAGTCTGGGCACGGGGTGCACATTTTGAAAAGCAGAAGGCGTGACCCGGGACGCATCTGTGAACAATATTCTTTTGAATTTAAATCTGATCTTTGTAAGCATAACATTACTTCAGAATTAACGAGGTGGAAACTTTTGTGAAAAAGATCAGCCGCCATTTAATACCCATGTGGTGGCCTGCCTTTGGGGCGAGTCATGGGCAATTTCATTAATGTTGCTTCCTTGTGGAGCAGATGAAAGTCAGAACGTTGTTTCTACTAAAGACTAAACAGTAAGATTAAAGGTTTGTTTTGTGATCACAGCTGAATGCAAGTCCTGCATTTCTTATGATCAATGATTTgacctgttttacaaaataattttactgCTAATTACATGACTGTGTACTCAATAAGTAATGTTCCCTCCAAATATACATAACATTTACTTGATTATAATTAAGTTTAACAGCGTGTAACTGTACTATGCCGACTAGTACATCTTGACTCTCCATTTTCCGTCAACATgaaaaattaattccttttaaaCTTTGTCGTTTTTCATTACGCTTTGTCTTGTATTTCAATCAATGCTCCATAAGCAATCAAATACAAGGAATTGACAATTGATTagtttaattatcaataaataaatttaagcGACTTTTAGAGAAAATTGAACGACAAACGAACAGTGCCATTTTGACACACGATCCGATTGCACAATGTATAATGGCCCTGTCGATCCGCGCACCTGATTGTTTAGTTAATCCTACCGTTACATGAACAACTTCCGTAAATAGTGTTAGTGATAAATCAAGTAATTAACTCCCTTTGTGGAGTTCTTATCTTTTATATTGTGATGCAATTTGTACCGTTGACTCTGTAACCGTTCCCCGATAATCCGATAATAGCTGGCATTGCGTATCATAACCACTCGCTAAACATTGTcactaaattgtaaaatatttctttttcgaGGAAGCTAGGGTCGGGATCGATCGCTTAGGCAACAAATGATCAATCAAAACTGACGGAAAAATAATACCAAACATGACCTTCTTATAATACCTTTTAACATTAAACTTGAACCAAGCTTTGATCAAGTTTTTCTATGATTACTGTTTAATGACGCTATTAATTTTATGTTTGAATCAATGCAATTCATTTAGCACTGGTTAAGGTAAGGATGGATGAGCGTTTTATGCTAAAGTTGCACAAAAAGGTCCGTTTTAATTTTCGTTTTATTATTATGTATGCAGCATGTGTTGCATGTTAATGTACCACTAAGAGCTTTAGCTAATGTCTAGAAAACATATCAAGGGATGAAAGGGAACCTAACTATATTAAATTATTGACATTatgtataaatattgtataaatactttataaaatGTGGAAAGTCTAAGTAATAGGTcaaatagtatataaataataggGAGTATTGCAATAACAAACATACTAACACTCGGTATTtccgaaaatatattttttaaacaaaagagtGAGATAGTGGTATATTCAACACGCACTTTCTTTTATTGACACCAATAGATTCgtaattttttattaacttttacatcgcgttaacatttattttctttggagttcagtaCATATGTTATTCATTACCTACTCCTATTTAAAATGtacatatatttgatatatttttcttttatagaaaatttgaaaaataaatattttgttttaatgaagcATTTTAAAGCTGGGTTAAGGTATTTTCAGTAAGTTGAAAATGACTTGGATCTTTATAGCTCTAACAGCATATTCGTTTCAAACACATTTTATGGACTTCCCTCTTAGAATGTCTCttagagtttggtattttttggtAATTCCTTTTTTTCTACATCATGAATATCGACTTAACATGCAGCATGTCatgaatttgatttttaataaaaatagatgcatggacaaaaaaacatggatattctataaaataaacatgatagCTCTTCCTTTAAAAAGTCagcaatatttacattttctatttcataatatgaatataataaaATTCCTGTCAACTATTGTATAGTGCATCTTATTCAAGGAGACGTGAAAGGATATTGATTTTTGCTTTATTAAAAAAGACTCGGATGTGTATTGGTGTAAAGTTATCAATTGTAGTCGTGTCAACTAGAATTAGTTCTACATGGAACAAAATGATACtttatttaatgattttgttttctttgttcatATTGTGGTTTTATGCCTTTACAACTCATTTCACAGACGTTTAGGATAATTTCCCGAGATAATATTTAAAACTTCGCCATTTTGCTGTTAAAACTATGATCTTTAATTAAAACTTGAAAAGCATGAAATATTAGTGTTATTGTGATTATCCGAGCCAGTACACTTGTGAATAAAAAAACTAATTTGAACAGGGTTGCTCAGGAGAGAATTGAAGGAGTAATTCTTGCTATGGggaaaattatttaattatttattaaaaaattgttgaatatttcaaaaagatttaaagataattaatcaGTTCATGTGTATGCTTACTGATAAAGTGACATTTGTTTGTGATTGGGGAGGTTTTGggcgtctttttttttatatctgaaacaTTACATCTACGAGATGGATCCAAGTTTTGCTGAATGTACGTGAACAAATGTTGTATACATTCTAATGAATTATTGAAAAGGGTTCAACTTCTGAGGGTCCATCAGGACTGAAAAGGACAAGATTTGGGGACATTTGTTTAATTGTGTGCTGAcaattttgtaaaagaataatAAGAATTTTTAGAAATTCTTAATAGGAATTCATATTCAAACATACATAAAAGTCCTGTCTAGTTTTCTTCTAAGgattgtaaaattttgaaaatgtatcaatattttaatttcattctgATCAGCGGTATAacataattttacattttgaccaatTTCGTTAAACATTTCTTCTTCGTTTCATCTTCCTGGTTAAAGATAATTTTACACTTTGACCAACTTCTTGGCCTATTGTTTTAAATATAGTTTGGCGTCATGCttaaatgcaaaatttcaatcccggtatctatgatgaagCTTTTTACGTTTTGTACGACTCAATGTAACTTCAATACACACGTACAAGAAatacacaaaaattaaaacagaatGTTCGTTGTAATATATTCTAATCTTTGCATTTAGACGATATATTTCCTGTTCATTGAAACTATTCAACTCAGATTATAAGACATTTTTACAAAACTACTTTGAATTTTAGAATGTTTCCTTCTATATGTATTGTCTCTTATATGAAATCTTTATTTTGAAAGGTATGCACATGATATTATTTGATATGTGCTTAATATAAttctataaaattatattttttagatCAAGTTTTAAACGAACTGATGATATTTGgattaaataaacatttaaccCGTTGGAACCttattttacacacacaaaaactTATCTCCATGTTTAAATTGTCGACCTATTTAACACTTCAAAAACTGCATAAACACATATCTAAATGTGCAGTCAGATGTCTGcattataaaagatattttaatgtTGGCGCAATTACTGCAGTTTCAAGCACTCCCTGCTGAATATTTATCCCGTCAAGAAAAACATTACATATGTTTAGTAATACAAATATTTAACCCGAAAATCTATCTGACAGCTCACAGTTGGACATAGAAAGAAGGTGATGAAAACTATTTTACATTAAACAACTTATATTTAGTAAACTGTAGTAATTTGTCAACAATTTATTTATACCTACTTTCAAACAAAGAGCGGcatacatttacaaaatacaaagtcTGCCTTGATCTTCAAGGTGGATTCACAAGTAACAAATGTTTTCATTCATAGAAAGTCTTTTCATGTGTGAAATATTACACAGACTAAAAAGAAATTTGTTTGGGTAATTATATAAGTTTAACATATGGTAGCTGCTTATGAAGTTAAAGGAGGAAGGTTCTCTGCCATCTTGACCTTAAGTGCACCATTCTTCCTTGTCAACAGTTCAACTCTGACATAACATCGCTCACGTAATCGTCAAGAAGAGATGTATTTTAGTTGCATATCTGGACCTATGCCAAACAGTCAGATGTGCCTCAGAGCAATTTGCACTATGTGTATGAAACTATAAACATTGCACATTGCTTAAAAAAATCAGTGCCTAACTGAAACGTCGCCTGAGAATTCATTATGTCTACTAATTTCAGTTCTGTTTACTCAAATTTCTTTCAAACACACTGTCAATCTATTATAATATTACTTTGTAATTTTAAACTCCTCAATATTAAGTAATCAACTTTTACATAGAATGTGTACTATATTCGTATGTACATTTTGTTATGAACATTCGTTTGTACATTTGGTGTTAAAATGCTAGAGTAACATGTATCTGATGACAAAACTATGTTTATAATAAATGTTGAATGAATCAATTATAgataccccgattttgttttttgtccatagatttatgagttttgaacagcggtatacgactgttgcctttatagattgatatttgttttgttgataaCTTTCGAGCTTCCATGAACAGTAGAACCCATCACTGAATTGTTTCAATTTGACCAGTTCAAATTCCTTGATGACCGTCGACAAAAGTAAATTAACAGAAACTGAAAGACTTCCTATGTGTTTTATTATCTTGATATGATATTCCAAAACACACATCGATATCAGACAGAACATTTACTGAACGGAAGAATTActattcaaatcaaatatttgtagaattattttaaacaatacacAATTGGTACATGATAATTGAGATACTATATGAAACTAAATTGAATCTTTTGAAATAAAGTGAAATGAACACTGACATTTATAACCTGTAATTTATTAAGATTGATTCAGAATCTATTGGTCACAGCCCATTGCCAGTCCATTTAATGGTCATTCTAATTGATGGACAGCCATGAAACGTACCGAAAAAatccaaattaaataaaatctttatGTGTCATTCAAAATCATCGATGATCAAGGGGTTGTCTGAGGAATTTGAGATGACTTTGTTTTCAACTTGTAAATCTGTTGTCCACTTAATAGTAAAAGACataaacacatattttttcaaatcgttcttcattttatagttataattttattttacagtatTTTGGGACTTTGATTTCTCATTTCTGTTCAGTAACTTGAACTGtgactttaaatttttattaatttcatcaGAAAAAGAAAGAGTGGAGTGAGGATGTAGTATCTGATGAATTGATAAATATATGACTTTTATGTCATTTGCTTAAAAACGTTAAGCCTGGTATTTTAGATAAGTTTATAAACTGGGTTTTTAATTAGAATATAAAACTTTTCATCAGAGATTGAGTACTGTGTCGTTATTTaacaatatatttctttttgaattttcctcggagttcagtatttttgtgattttactcttttcatgcattaaaataaatataaactgtctgttggttaattttttttatctgttatcAGACAATAAAAAATGTGCTTTGTTTTATCAGATAACTAACACTAAATTGTGAAGATAACGCGAGCTACATCGGAAACCATGCTCCTGTTAACATGCTATGATTGTCATGGTTAAAAACCGTGGGAACATTTATATCAATCAGACTTTCATTTCGATTTTATCAAttaaatatttgtcttttttccATTTATAGTTTTGCTCATTTGTGCAACAGTTAACGAATCTTAATTCTAATTATCAAACAAGGAATTTTTAGTGCAGTACTTATATTGTGTCCCTAACACAACAGTAATATACATTTAGAAAGTTTATTGTGTAGAAGGCTCTCTTCataaaatagaaacaatattcttttaaaaaatgtcacaAGGTAGacacaaataaatttaaaatttccatGGCATGTAGcaggtttttaattttcttattagATCAGCAGGGACTGTTCAATAAATATTATCAAACATTCTGCAGAGAAGTATATAATTTACTATGACATCTTCATTGGTCTTTTCTAATTATTGAAGAATTCCTCAAATTTTATGTTATTGTCCATTCTATCGTTAAATAAATATTTCCacaacaataaatttgtaaatacattAATTAGTGCTTAAATGTGTTTCTATATCTATACCAATAAACAAACAGTTTTCCAAAGACAAACCGTTCACTATTCATGTAAAACAATATATCGTTTCAAATCCCTTCATGTAAAACAATATATCTATGAGCATTTatgtaaacatttgttttactaGCGATATACAACTGTTGCCATTATTTAACCGAGCCCTGTTGTAGATCCATTAAAATTCATAAGGCAAAGTTTACTattctttgattatttttttatactttttattgaacaatatcTAATAATTAAAATCTACTTTTAAACCAGCTTCCattcttcatatttgtttttaaatgagatgctcttataatttaaatataagaCCTAAAATCTACGATATAACATGCTGGATGAAGTTAACGATGACATAAAGCTTAAAACAAATATACTCTATTATTTATAACGGAATATGTATAGTTCAACTATTTAATATATTCGAACAGCTAGTTCTATAGAAAAACTAAAATAGTAACAACAATGAAAATACTCACTGTAACCATTCATAGAGTGCCTTTGGGACGGAACTGACTCAGGTTTTCGAtctaaaatcatataaaaaattactataaaaaatgcatgtatttaccaTAGTTTTCATACACATTCACACAAGACAATAGTTACTAACAAAGAAATCAAAAACCTCAAATCGAAAATAACATCTCCTTACttaaaacgacaaaaagacaaacatcagtTCACATAGCTGAACAAATTACTCATTAATTAAAACTAAATTTGttatcagaagacacgttacactACATTAATAGACAAGCCAGGAATAAGGCTGAGATAGCGTTCTTTAAatcagtatatttatattcgaATGTTAgtattttttatcaatataaatcccatctgttaaatatttataaaggtcaaacacgatttattttttaatgtaacgAATTAGATTTGTCACATATCAGGACAgagaaaatctgtatttttagACTTGACGAAAACTTGTCTGAATCACCTCACTGACCATAGACCATTAACTTTAGTGGTCTACAGGTTAACGTTAATTAATGAAGTGCcatatttttattcattcaacttgTCTCGCTAGAAACATTATATTTCATACTAGTATAATTCGATACTAAATGTCtatattattttatcttttccatcttttattatttaaaaaaagcctCGAATGATgaagtaaaaaaagaaaactgaaatGATCACCCGTTTTTAAACGGCAGAtaaaacaatagaaataaatCAAGAAACATGTAAAAAATTCTTAAGTGTCATTCTTACCTGAACTAAAAAGGACTATTGCTTTCAAACAGCTGTACTCGGCTGAATCAACGTGTAGGGCTTTTAATTTTTCCACTTGCTCTTGAAAGATTCTTATGTGGTCCATGAAAGCTACAACTCTATCTGCAGCCATAGGACTGGCATGAAGTCCTGCTGCGGCTAACAACGGTGCCACGTGCAAAGGCATAGAGCACTGTGCCGCATTTAATACAAATAGTTCGCTCCAACTGAGACGGAGTAGAGCTACTTGATCTGTAATCTGCAAGTCGGGAAAAAATGGAATATTGCGAGCCCACTCAACTGCACTGAAAAGCAGTCTGGCTGCAAGTTCACAAATATTCTCAATTCCCATTATATTGTTGGGTTGCATACATTGGCCATACCGAGACGTAGGATAGGGTTCTGCTCTCAATAGCATAGAAATAAAGCTTGAAAGGTACGTATGTCCGTTTAATGGAAAACCATTCTCATATCCCATTTGTCCTGGGAAAGGATGCTGGGTTGGGGGTATTCGTCCTCTTTGGACAGCTGAAAAAAATGGGATATGGTTAATTGTCTAACTTGGTTTAAATAAATGCTTAGATGTTTTAGTTTATAAGattccttttttgttttatttatatgtacagtttttttattttgtctc
The window above is part of the Mytilus galloprovincialis chromosome 4, xbMytGall1.hap1.1, whole genome shotgun sequence genome. Proteins encoded here:
- the LOC143071675 gene encoding nuclear receptor subfamily 2 group F member 1-B-like isoform X1, whose amino-acid sequence is MALNGTPPHVVTAWPRDPTEDMGPTTPTAAQTPVQSVPAVPSAIVESSASVTQSGPPAPQTQQTTPNGSMSLTNGSTNGSSTPENKQQQIECVVCGDKSSGKHYGQFTCEGCKSFFKRSVRRNLNYTCRGSRNCPIDQHHRNQCQYCRLKKCLKSGMRREGRCRSTSDPVYYSVIPYNNQPGAIYSKAVQRGRIPPTQHPFPGQMGYENGFPLNGHTYLSSFISMLLRAEPYPTSRYGQCMQPNNIMGIENICELAARLLFSAVEWARNIPFFPDLQITDQVALLRLSWSELFVLNAAQCSMPLHVAPLLAAAGLHASPMAADRVVAFMDHIRIFQEQVEKLKALHVDSAEYSCLKAIVLFSSDRKPESVPSQRHSMNGYNTCGLTDMNHVDSIQEKSQCALEEYVRSQYPNQPTRFGKLLLRLPSLRTVSSQVIEQLFFVRLVGKTPIETLIRDMLLSGGSFNWPYMPLQ
- the LOC143071675 gene encoding nuclear receptor subfamily 2 group F member 1-B-like isoform X2 encodes the protein MALNGTPPHVVTAWPRDPTEDMGPTTPTAAQTPVQSVPAVPSAIVESSASVTQSGPPAPQTQQTTPNGSMSLTNGSTNGSSTPENKQQQIECVVCGDKSSGKHYGQFTCEGCKSFFKRSVRRNLNYTCRGSRNCPIDQHHRNQCQYCRLKKCLKSGMRREAVQRGRIPPTQHPFPGQMGYENGFPLNGHTYLSSFISMLLRAEPYPTSRYGQCMQPNNIMGIENICELAARLLFSAVEWARNIPFFPDLQITDQVALLRLSWSELFVLNAAQCSMPLHVAPLLAAAGLHASPMAADRVVAFMDHIRIFQEQVEKLKALHVDSAEYSCLKAIVLFSSDRKPESVPSQRHSMNGYNTCGLTDMNHVDSIQEKSQCALEEYVRSQYPNQPTRFGKLLLRLPSLRTVSSQVIEQLFFVRLVGKTPIETLIRDMLLSGGSFNWPYMPLQ